A genomic window from bacterium includes:
- a CDS encoding creatininase family protein yields MGTGTDPSAPRRLENLTAPEIAERIGAGSVLVWPIGAVEQHGPHLPLSVDHVVADEAGRAAVARCGEEADAWLLPTLSVSKSDEHAWSPGSLWLSAETLLAVAADVGRSVAATRAERLVFLNAHGGNTALLAVACRELRRRFGLRTFLVHPFVPPDHGGRPSSANELGMGIHGGHDETSVMLHLHPELVHMDRAVRRVPEALADQTHVRFGGLATFGWLSDDFGPDGHIGDPTGATAEAGKDLFEAAVGLVADQLVEISTFDFGR; encoded by the coding sequence ATGGGCACCGGCACGGACCCGAGCGCGCCGCGTCGGCTGGAGAACCTCACCGCACCCGAGATCGCCGAGCGCATCGGTGCCGGCTCCGTGCTGGTGTGGCCGATCGGCGCCGTCGAGCAGCACGGGCCGCACCTTCCGCTGTCGGTCGACCATGTGGTCGCCGACGAGGCGGGGCGCGCCGCGGTCGCCCGCTGCGGTGAGGAGGCCGATGCCTGGTTGCTGCCGACGCTGTCCGTCTCCAAGTCCGACGAGCACGCCTGGTCGCCGGGCTCGTTGTGGCTGTCCGCCGAGACGCTGCTGGCGGTTGCCGCCGACGTGGGACGGTCGGTCGCGGCGACGCGAGCCGAGCGGCTCGTGTTCCTGAACGCCCACGGCGGCAACACGGCACTGCTGGCCGTGGCCTGCCGGGAACTGCGCCGTCGCTTCGGTCTCCGTACGTTCCTGGTGCATCCATTCGTGCCGCCCGACCACGGGGGGCGCCCCAGCTCTGCGAACGAGCTGGGAATGGGCATCCACGGCGGCCACGACGAGACCTCGGTGATGCTGCACCTGCACCCCGAACTCGTGCACATGGACCGCGCCGTCCGGCGGGTGCCCGAGGCGCTGGCCGACCAGACGCACGTGCGCTTCGGCGGCCTCGCGACGTTCGGCTGGCTGTCCGACGACTTCGGCCCCGACGGCCACATCGGCGACCCCACCGGCGCGACCGCCGAGGCGGGCAAGGACCTGTTCGAAGCAGCCGTCGGCCTCGTCGCTGACCAACTCGTCGAGATCAGCACCTTCGACTTCGGGCGCTGA
- a CDS encoding amidohydrolase family protein, which yields MELVVCGAELVWTGRRELAGAEVVCQDGVVAGVGSGAASRSSPGDPAGRETLDASGCVVIPGLVNAHHHLLQSAFRTLEGTRHVRMDRWLATMGGYYRRAGVDPDLAAAAATVGIAEGLLAGVTTVADHHLTWPADRDPTELAAATIDAAERLGSRLVFVRGTAGDDPEVAATSVEALVDRYGAGEPYGMLQIACGPAGVHSDGPETFAALAGVAARHRLRRRTQANEQVDTERAAARWGRRPLDLLDEWGWLADDVTVAHLCEITAAERARFAASGARATHAPGCDVPMGWGVAEVGSLLDAGVAVGLGTSGGGSNDAGHLLADARLALQVGGLTSRPPTAREILAMATAGSAAGLGRPELGHLEEGAAADLCCFDVTGVADAGVGDRLAGLLWANPGRRPRHVVVAGKVVVRDGELQTAEVPLLAERLGSMMRRRLEDC from the coding sequence ATGGAGTTGGTGGTGTGCGGTGCCGAACTGGTGTGGACGGGGCGCCGCGAGCTGGCCGGGGCGGAGGTGGTCTGCCAGGACGGCGTGGTCGCCGGTGTCGGGAGCGGTGCTGCGAGCCGGTCCTCGCCCGGCGATCCGGCGGGGCGCGAGACGCTCGACGCCTCCGGGTGCGTTGTCATCCCGGGTCTCGTCAACGCCCACCACCACCTGCTGCAGTCCGCCTTCCGCACGCTGGAGGGCACCCGGCACGTGCGCATGGACCGCTGGTTGGCCACGATGGGCGGCTACTACCGGCGCGCCGGCGTCGACCCGGATCTGGCCGCGGCCGCGGCCACGGTGGGCATCGCCGAGGGGCTGCTCGCCGGGGTCACGACGGTGGCCGATCATCACCTCACGTGGCCCGCCGATCGGGATCCCACCGAGTTGGCCGCAGCCACCATCGACGCCGCCGAGAGGTTGGGTTCCCGCCTCGTGTTCGTCCGGGGCACGGCGGGTGACGACCCCGAGGTGGCGGCGACCTCGGTCGAGGCGCTCGTCGATCGCTACGGTGCCGGCGAGCCCTACGGGATGCTGCAGATCGCCTGCGGCCCCGCGGGCGTGCACTCCGATGGCCCGGAGACGTTCGCCGCGCTGGCCGGCGTGGCGGCGCGGCACCGTCTCCGCCGCCGCACGCAGGCCAACGAGCAGGTGGACACCGAGCGCGCCGCGGCGCGCTGGGGGCGGCGCCCGCTCGACCTCCTTGACGAGTGGGGTTGGCTGGCCGACGACGTGACCGTGGCACACCTCTGCGAGATCACCGCGGCCGAGCGGGCTCGATTCGCCGCCTCCGGCGCCCGTGCCACGCACGCCCCCGGCTGCGACGTGCCGATGGGCTGGGGCGTGGCGGAGGTGGGATCCCTGCTGGACGCCGGCGTGGCGGTGGGTCTGGGCACCAGTGGTGGCGGAAGCAACGACGCCGGCCACCTGCTGGCCGACGCCCGCCTGGCTCTGCAGGTGGGGGGGTTGACCTCGCGGCCACCCACGGCACGGGAAATCCTCGCCATGGCCACCGCCGGATCGGCGGCCGGACTCGGCCGGCCCGAACTCGGCCATCTGGAGGAGGGCGCCGCCGCCGACCTGTGCTGCTTCGACGTGACCGGCGTGGCCGACGCCGGCGTCGGCGATCGGTTGGCGGGCCTGCTCTGGGCCAACCCGGGCCGGCGACCCCGTCATGTCGTCGTCGCGGGCAAAGTCGTGGTCCGGGACGGCGAACTGCAGACCGCCGAGGTGCCGCTGCTCGCCGAGCGACTCGGCAGCATGATGCGGCGGCGCCTGGAAGACTGCTGA
- a CDS encoding S1C family serine protease: MRKATRRVTSRRLVAAVLLVCLLGAVLVAVGLGSADAQTVSDSADAASSVRIAARKLDNGNIEFGLQVAGGEIWLPPARFFAYATVDVGRWLRASPYGMSDGNDVRVRARKLANGKVEFALQVGADRQWLPAARNFPYDTATVGRWLYASTYTVGDSTTPLDAASPPATGTTAPPDASSCTFERTMSQILPSVFQVVVTTRSGTGAGTAFYVGDDEFLTAAHVVAGARTIRLQNHERTFQQVQVAGVDTPSDLAILRADGAGVPAMRFGDVSLLGRGATVAVVGYPLFETDGAASIVSGLLSAKWRDNDHEHITYLQTDAAANPGNSGGPLISTCGEVIGLVSWKVARVDVEGVVFAVTEATVQEVMPRARRQGLRAATPAELGAWRLDAGAGRSEPHLINASEHYEYEDASGAEAPPALVITCRAGELAVFVWWDSFLAANLRTGEIAAAYRFDDGGWVSEGWYGSVSFAAAFARSPRSFVGSALRADELTIRVENFDGESVGGAVFQLAGLEAGLRGVPCY, translated from the coding sequence ATGAGGAAGGCCACGAGACGGGTCACCAGCCGGCGACTCGTCGCCGCCGTGCTGCTGGTCTGCCTGCTGGGCGCTGTGCTGGTGGCCGTCGGCCTGGGCTCCGCCGACGCTCAGACCGTCAGCGACAGCGCGGACGCGGCCTCGAGCGTGCGCATCGCGGCCCGCAAGCTCGACAACGGGAACATCGAGTTCGGACTCCAGGTGGCCGGCGGCGAAATCTGGCTGCCGCCGGCCCGGTTCTTCGCCTACGCCACCGTCGACGTCGGCCGCTGGCTCCGGGCCTCGCCGTACGGCATGAGCGACGGCAACGACGTGCGTGTCAGGGCCCGCAAACTCGCCAACGGCAAGGTGGAGTTCGCCCTGCAGGTCGGTGCCGACCGGCAGTGGCTGCCCGCTGCGCGCAACTTCCCGTACGACACCGCCACCGTCGGCCGCTGGCTGTACGCATCCACCTACACCGTCGGCGACTCGACGACACCGCTCGATGCCGCCTCACCACCGGCAACCGGCACGACCGCACCGCCGGACGCCTCGTCCTGCACGTTCGAACGCACCATGTCGCAGATCCTCCCGTCGGTGTTCCAGGTCGTCGTGACGACGAGGAGCGGCACCGGTGCCGGCACGGCCTTCTACGTCGGCGACGACGAGTTCCTGACCGCCGCGCACGTGGTCGCGGGCGCCCGGACGATCCGTCTGCAGAACCACGAACGGACCTTCCAGCAGGTGCAGGTCGCGGGAGTCGACACGCCCAGCGACCTGGCGATCCTGCGTGCCGACGGCGCCGGCGTCCCGGCCATGCGCTTCGGCGACGTGTCGTTGCTCGGGCGCGGTGCCACTGTCGCCGTCGTCGGCTATCCGCTGTTCGAGACCGACGGCGCAGCGTCGATCGTCAGCGGCCTCCTGTCCGCGAAGTGGCGCGACAACGACCACGAGCACATCACGTACCTGCAGACCGACGCGGCCGCGAATCCCGGCAACAGCGGCGGCCCGCTCATCAGCACCTGCGGCGAGGTGATCGGCCTTGTCTCGTGGAAGGTGGCGAGGGTCGACGTGGAGGGAGTGGTCTTCGCCGTCACGGAGGCCACGGTTCAAGAGGTCATGCCCCGTGCCCGCCGTCAAGGTCTCCGGGCGGCGACTCCCGCAGAGCTTGGGGCCTGGCGACTCGACGCAGGGGCCGGCCGGAGTGAGCCGCATCTGATCAACGCCTCCGAGCACTACGAGTACGAGGACGCTTCGGGGGCCGAGGCTCCGCCTGCTCTGGTGATCACCTGTCGCGCCGGTGAGTTGGCGGTCTTCGTGTGGTGGGACTCCTTCCTCGCCGCGAACCTCCGCACCGGTGAGATCGCCGCCGCGTACCGGTTCGACGACGGAGGCTGGGTCAGCGAAGGCTGGTACGGGTCCGTCTCGTTCGCAGCGGCGTTCGCGCGCTCGCCGCGGTCGTTCGTGGGATCGGCCCTTCGCGCCGACGAGTTGACGATCCGGGTCGAGAACTTCGACGGCGAGTCCGTCGGAGGCGCCGTGTTCCAACTCGCCGGACTCGAAGCCGGACTGCGAGGGGTCCCCTGCTACTGA
- a CDS encoding NAD(P)/FAD-dependent oxidoreductase, which produces MSLNGSVDVTVVGGGHNGLIAAAYMARSGLRTLLLEARSTVGGCASTVEAVGARVNICNCDHVLVRAMPIAEELDLASFGLRYLDVDPVGAYRFWDGHTPWVTWHDLEATLEGLRRIYPDEVDGYRRFFRAARPVAELLIELAQQTPGRSTLVDVLSRHAVAASRLWAWSKRSAQSLLADFFGHEALMLPVLATGPVVWGLDGSTPGTGLGVMGCAVRHLVAMGRPVGGSGGLTDSVNRCFGAAGGQVRCGAPVRSVLVTADAGRRARVAGVRLADGEVIESASVVVACDPAAVALEGAGLPERFEQIWGPAGKDGYESKVDATLARTPVYRAPVDGLDADAALIPTTFVMPGLAGLRAALNSSAAGRVATDPVFLANVPSVLDAEMRPPGGGEVFSLEILYTPYELAGGWSDSAEPERWLERFGEWVQPGFVESILDRRVMTPLSYEQQFGMPRGHAASFTGSPLSALLGRPRHLTRYTTPIRGLFCAGAATFPGAGVWGASGRNVASVVTRSL; this is translated from the coding sequence ATGTCCCTCAACGGATCCGTCGATGTCACCGTGGTCGGCGGGGGTCACAACGGGCTCATTGCCGCCGCCTACATGGCCCGCTCGGGCCTGCGGACGCTGCTCTTGGAGGCCCGGTCCACTGTGGGCGGGTGCGCATCCACCGTGGAGGCGGTGGGCGCCCGGGTGAACATCTGCAACTGTGACCACGTCCTCGTACGGGCGATGCCCATCGCGGAGGAACTGGATCTCGCGAGCTTCGGCCTGCGCTACCTGGATGTCGACCCTGTCGGTGCGTACCGCTTCTGGGACGGGCACACGCCCTGGGTGACCTGGCATGACCTGGAGGCCACCCTCGAGGGGCTGCGTCGCATCTACCCGGATGAAGTCGACGGCTACCGCCGTTTCTTCCGGGCCGCCCGCCCGGTGGCCGAATTGCTCATCGAACTCGCCCAGCAGACGCCGGGTCGGTCCACCCTGGTCGACGTGCTGAGCCGGCACGCGGTCGCCGCGTCCCGGCTGTGGGCATGGTCGAAACGCTCGGCGCAGTCCCTGTTGGCCGACTTCTTCGGCCACGAAGCGCTGATGCTCCCGGTGCTGGCGACCGGCCCCGTCGTATGGGGCCTCGACGGCTCCACGCCTGGGACCGGGCTGGGGGTCATGGGCTGCGCGGTCCGCCACCTGGTGGCCATGGGGCGTCCGGTCGGTGGCAGCGGCGGACTCACCGATTCCGTCAACCGCTGCTTCGGTGCGGCGGGCGGGCAGGTCCGCTGCGGAGCGCCGGTGCGAAGCGTGCTCGTGACCGCCGACGCGGGCAGGCGCGCCCGGGTGGCGGGGGTGCGTCTGGCCGACGGCGAGGTGATCGAGTCTGCATCGGTGGTGGTCGCCTGCGACCCCGCGGCGGTGGCGCTGGAAGGCGCCGGACTCCCGGAGCGCTTCGAGCAGATCTGGGGACCGGCCGGCAAGGACGGCTACGAGTCGAAGGTGGACGCCACGCTGGCGAGGACCCCGGTCTACCGGGCGCCGGTCGACGGGCTCGACGCCGACGCGGCGCTGATACCCACGACCTTCGTCATGCCGGGCCTGGCCGGTCTGCGAGCGGCACTGAACTCATCGGCGGCGGGGCGTGTGGCGACGGATCCGGTGTTCCTCGCCAACGTCCCGTCGGTGCTCGACGCCGAAATGCGCCCGCCCGGGGGCGGAGAGGTGTTCAGCCTCGAGATTCTCTACACGCCGTACGAACTAGCCGGCGGCTGGAGTGACAGCGCCGAGCCCGAACGCTGGCTGGAGCGGTTCGGCGAGTGGGTGCAGCCGGGGTTCGTCGAGTCCATCCTCGACCGTCGGGTGATGACGCCGCTGAGCTACGAGCAGCAGTTCGGCATGCCGCGGGGCCACGCCGCGTCGTTCACGGGTTCGCCCCTGTCGGCGCTGCTCGGCCGTCCCCGGCACCTCACCCGCTACACCACGCCGATCCGCGGCCTGTTCTGCGCCGGCGCGGCCACCTTCCCCGGCGCGGGCGTCTGGGGCGCCTCGGGCCGCAACGTCGCCTCGGTCGTCACCCGGTCGCTGTGA
- a CDS encoding Fic family protein, with amino-acid sequence MAEQPVHHMWSPITDLSDDDLARVSGELPALMAVWAEARGELDERQVEEFNDRLNREWAIETGIIERIYTLDEGTTRLLIEQGIDASFIAHDDSNGGSPELIAGIIRDHQEAVEWLFEIVRQKRPLTTSFTKELHHLMTRKQTPADGVDMFGRATRIELRHGEYKKRPNNPTRSDGATHEYCPPEHVAAEMDRLIKIHNEHIVLEVPPDLAAAWLHHRFIQIHPFQDGNGRVARAIASLVLLRAGWFPLVVRAKERSSYINTLEAADTGDIGPLTELVGTIQKRACRAALSILGEVEREEARLEQMIDAIGESFDSRDRGLRAETAQAKETAGHLHEIAIAKFEDVCDGLASRIGREAADRDFFVIDGRDEDPERRTWFRHQVVDTARQLDYFANLRDYHAWARLTFKTESGHSDILLSFHTVGRDFRGVVGASMCFYRRQASGGEEAARQVVELPTVSEDLFQINYKEDLDEAERRFGPWLERALVKGLDQWRRGE; translated from the coding sequence ATGGCCGAGCAGCCGGTTCACCACATGTGGTCGCCGATCACCGACCTCAGCGACGACGACCTCGCGAGAGTAAGCGGCGAACTCCCGGCCCTCATGGCGGTGTGGGCCGAGGCACGTGGGGAACTCGACGAACGCCAGGTGGAGGAGTTCAACGACCGTCTCAACCGGGAGTGGGCGATCGAGACCGGCATCATCGAGCGCATCTACACCCTGGACGAGGGAACGACGCGCCTGCTCATCGAACAGGGCATCGACGCGTCGTTCATCGCCCACGACGACAGCAACGGAGGCTCCCCCGAACTCATCGCCGGGATCATTCGCGACCACCAGGAGGCGGTCGAGTGGTTGTTCGAGATCGTCCGCCAGAAGCGGCCCCTCACCACCTCGTTCACCAAGGAACTCCACCACCTGATGACCCGCAAGCAGACGCCCGCCGACGGTGTCGACATGTTCGGGCGCGCCACCAGGATCGAGCTGCGCCACGGCGAATACAAGAAGCGACCCAACAACCCGACCCGCTCCGACGGGGCGACGCACGAGTACTGCCCCCCCGAACACGTCGCTGCCGAGATGGATCGGCTGATCAAGATCCACAACGAGCACATCGTCCTGGAGGTGCCGCCCGACCTCGCGGCGGCGTGGCTGCACCACCGGTTCATCCAGATACACCCGTTCCAGGACGGCAACGGCCGCGTGGCCCGCGCGATCGCGTCCCTTGTCCTGCTCCGCGCCGGCTGGTTCCCGCTGGTTGTCCGCGCCAAGGAGCGAAGCAGCTACATCAACACCCTCGAAGCCGCCGACACCGGCGACATCGGCCCGCTCACCGAACTCGTCGGAACCATTCAGAAGCGGGCCTGCCGGGCCGCCCTGAGCATCCTGGGCGAGGTTGAACGAGAGGAGGCCCGTCTCGAACAGATGATCGACGCCATCGGAGAATCATTCGACTCCCGCGACCGGGGACTCAGGGCTGAGACGGCACAGGCCAAGGAGACCGCCGGCCACCTCCACGAGATCGCAATCGCCAAGTTCGAAGATGTCTGCGACGGGCTCGCGTCTCGAATCGGCCGGGAGGCAGCCGACCGTGACTTCTTCGTGATCGACGGACGGGACGAGGATCCCGAGCGGCGCACCTGGTTTCGCCACCAGGTCGTCGACACAGCTCGACAACTCGATTATTTCGCGAACCTTCGCGACTACCACGCCTGGGCGCGGCTCACATTCAAGACCGAGTCCGGGCATTCGGACATCCTGCTCTCGTTCCACACCGTCGGACGGGACTTCCGAGGCGTGGTCGGCGCCTCGATGTGCTTCTACCGCCGTCAGGCCTCCGGCGGCGAGGAAGCCGCCCGGCAGGTGGTCGAACTGCCGACTGTCTCCGAAGACCTCTTCCAGATCAACTACAAGGAAGACCTCGACGAGGCAGAACGGCGGTTCGGCCCCTGGCTGGAGCGCGCCCTCGTCAAGGGTCTCGACCAGTGGCGCCGCGGCGAATAG
- a CDS encoding amidohydrolase family protein — translation MNGTQNPGRLVLRGGRWPGDLAIEAGRIVAVGDVAPEAGEVVIRCDGDIITAGFVNTHHHLYQWMTRGRADGCDLFSWLVTLYPIWGQLDAADVGAAARVGLAELALSGATTVFDHHYVVPRGDDSVFDAIVEAAGEVGVRLALSRGSMDLGESHGGLPPDHLVENRDDIGTSTERLAAQYHDGEWISITVAPCSPFSVSTELMVEAAELARRLGLRLHTHLVETLEEQQHCLARFGRRPVEVLEGWGWMGEDVWLAHGIHLDDSEISRLGAAGVGVAHCPSSNARLAAGMCPVVGLRTAGSPVGLGVDGVASNEVGGLFPELRQALYTARQREARADALMPPDVLEMAAAGGAACLGRGAELGRLEVGMAADIAVWPADDLADIADPVTALVLGPDRRVRHLFVGGRHTVADGELLGVDLAAAHRELARRAARLHDAA, via the coding sequence ATGAACGGCACGCAGAACCCTGGACGGCTCGTGCTGCGGGGCGGGCGCTGGCCCGGCGACCTGGCCATCGAGGCCGGTCGCATCGTGGCGGTCGGGGACGTGGCCCCCGAGGCGGGCGAGGTGGTGATCCGCTGCGACGGCGACATCATCACCGCGGGCTTCGTGAACACCCACCACCACCTCTACCAGTGGATGACGCGTGGTCGTGCCGACGGCTGCGATCTGTTCAGCTGGCTGGTGACGCTGTACCCCATCTGGGGGCAGTTGGATGCCGCCGACGTGGGGGCTGCTGCACGGGTGGGCCTGGCCGAGTTGGCCCTCAGCGGCGCCACCACGGTCTTCGACCACCACTACGTGGTCCCCCGCGGCGACGACTCCGTGTTCGACGCCATCGTGGAGGCTGCGGGAGAGGTGGGCGTGCGCCTGGCGCTGTCCCGCGGGTCCATGGACCTGGGTGAGAGCCACGGTGGGCTGCCGCCGGATCATCTTGTGGAGAACCGCGACGACATCGGGACCTCCACCGAACGCCTCGCGGCGCAGTACCACGACGGCGAGTGGATCTCGATCACCGTCGCCCCTTGCAGCCCCTTCTCGGTCAGCACCGAGTTGATGGTCGAGGCCGCCGAACTGGCCCGCCGCCTGGGACTGCGCCTGCACACCCACCTCGTCGAGACCCTGGAGGAGCAGCAGCACTGCCTTGCGCGTTTCGGGCGCCGGCCGGTGGAGGTGCTGGAGGGTTGGGGCTGGATGGGCGAGGACGTGTGGCTGGCGCACGGCATCCACCTCGACGACTCCGAGATCAGCCGCCTCGGCGCGGCGGGCGTGGGTGTGGCCCACTGCCCCTCCTCCAATGCCCGCCTGGCGGCCGGGATGTGCCCGGTCGTGGGGCTGCGCACCGCCGGATCGCCGGTGGGCCTCGGCGTGGACGGGGTGGCTTCCAACGAGGTGGGCGGCCTGTTCCCGGAATTGCGCCAGGCTCTCTACACGGCCCGCCAGCGCGAGGCGCGGGCCGATGCGCTCATGCCCCCCGACGTGCTGGAGATGGCCGCCGCCGGTGGGGCCGCCTGCCTGGGCCGCGGCGCCGAACTGGGACGGCTCGAGGTGGGCATGGCCGCCGACATCGCCGTGTGGCCGGCCGACGACCTGGCCGACATCGCCGACCCGGTCACGGCGCTGGTGCTGGGTCCCGACCGGCGGGTGCGGCACCTCTTCGTCGGGGGCCGGCACACGGTCGCCGACGGCGAACTTCTGGGCGTGGACCTGGCGGCGGCGCACCGGGAACTGGCCCGCCGAGCCGCCCGCCTGCACGACGCCGCCTGA